GTTGTTTCGATTGCAAAGAAGTTTGTAGGAAAGTCGCTCTCCCTTCTTGATCTTATCCAAGAGGGCAACATCGGCCTTTTCCGTGCTGTGAAAAAGTTTGAGTATCGAAAGGGCTACAAATTTTCCACCTATGCCACGTGGTGGATCCGCCAAGCGATCACGCGCGCGCTTGCTGATCAGTCACGCACCATCCGTATTCCTGTGCACATGGTGGAGACCATTAACCGATTCCAGCAAGTGGAGCGCCGACTCATTCAAGACTTGGGGCGCGAGCCGTTGCCTGAAGAGATCGCGGCCGAGATGAACGAGGACGTGGATAAGGTGCGCCATATCATTAAAATCTCCCAAGACACTGTTTCGCTGGAGACGTCGGTGGGGGACGATGATGATGCCGATTCAAAGCTCGAGGACTTTATTAAAGACGTGAAGACGATTTCGCCGGACCGGTCGGCCGCGCGAGAGCTGTTGAGCAGTTATGTGCGTGAGGCTATGCGCGACCTCTCTCCGCGCGAGCAAAAGATTTTAGAAATGCGGTTTGGACTTGCCGATGGCGTGTCGCACACGCTTGAGGAAGTGGGGAAAGAATTTGATGTCACGCGTGAACGTATTCGCCAGATTGAAGCGAAGGCTCTCGAAAAAATTCAAGCCAGCCCGCTCATCGAGAAGTTGCGAGATTATTAATACAAACGAAAACGCCGGAAGAATCCGGCGCAGAAGAAGGAACACGAGTGAGGCGTGTCAGTCCTAGTTGAGGAAGACGACGACGCACTCCACGTTGTCATCCGCGTTGGCGGAGGACGGGCAGTTCAGGTTGATGGCGGCGTTGTTCCACGTGCAGGGGAAGAAGTACGTGTAGAGCAACACCGAACACGCGTCGTCCGCGTAGACTTCGATGTTGATGTCGTATCCGCTCGCGCAACTTACATTCACAAGGACATCTACCTGTGCTGCCTGGTTGTCGATGTTCGTGGGGAGATTGGTAACTATCCCATCCTCGACGGAGACAAAATCGAGGTAACCAGTACCGCTTCCCACCGGGCACGTCGTTGAGCAGCCCAGGTTGCAATCGTCGTCGTAGAAGGTCAGGGTTGCAAGGTTGCAGCCTTCGGAGTAGTCGAGGAGGCCGTCGCAATCATTGTCCACAGTGCCATCGCAGAGCTCGTAGGCGCCTGGGTAGGTGTTTGCGCTCCCGTCCGCGCAGTCCCCGGTGACGAGTGCACTGTAGGAACCGGCGGGCGCGCACAGCGACTGAGAAGCGGCCCCGTTAGCGGCGAACCCGTCGCCGTCACCGTCGAAGTAGTACGTCGTGTAGGGTTCATCGCCCATGCCGTTGCAGTTCTGGTCCACTCCGTTGCAAGACTCGGAGGCGCCGGGATGGATGGCGCTGTTCGTGTCATCGCAGTCATCTCCGGTGGCGCACGAGATCGCGCTCAAGTACCCATCGCCATCGTCGTCGGCTGTCTCGTCCGTCTCGCCGTCGCAGTCGTTGTCGGTGCCATCGCACGTCTCGTTGCCGCCAGGATGGATGGACGGATTGAGGTCGCTGCAGTCGCCCCCGCACTCGGCATACCCGTCGCCGTCGTTGTCTGCTTCCAAAGGAAACGAGTCGCCGGAGCAGTTCGTGTCCATCCCGTCGCAGAGAGCCTCTTCCGCACCCGGGCACGCAGGCATTCTGCAAGCACAGGGGGGTGAGGGCGATGCACAGGTAGAGGGGAAGGTACGCACGAGACATGGAACACTCCTCCTTCTAGAGTA
The DNA window shown above is from Candidatus Uhrbacteria bacterium and carries:
- a CDS encoding putative metal-binding motif-containing protein encodes the protein MPACPGAEEALCDGMDTNCSGDSFPLEADNDGDGYAECGGDCSDLNPSIHPGGNETCDGTDNDCDGETDETADDDGDGYLSAISCATGDDCDDTNSAIHPGASESCNGVDQNCNGMGDEPYTTYYFDGDGDGFAANGAASQSLCAPAGSYSALVTGDCADGSANTYPGAYELCDGTVDNDCDGLLDYSEGCNLATLTFYDDDCNLGCSTTCPVGSGTGYLDFVSVEDGIVTNLPTNIDNQAAQVDVLVNVSCASGYDINIEVYADDACSVLLYTYFFPCTWNNAAINLNCPSSANADDNVECVVVFLN
- a CDS encoding sigma-70 family RNA polymerase sigma factor, which gives rise to MAKHKPSPKKTHARRAGGRKAVSKKPPFSRTPKKGGQKPSPKRERYVPVPAPMPAQVERLLSKGHMRGFVTEQEVLFVFPNLEDYLPLYEEFLDRLDREGVVLVEMKEGILGRQTDRDDVYQKIRQSFEPAMKGVDFSNLTQDSIQLYLREIGRIPLLNAEQEVGLAKRKERNEKEAERRLIEANLRLVVSIAKKFVGKSLSLLDLIQEGNIGLFRAVKKFEYRKGYKFSTYATWWIRQAITRALADQSRTIRIPVHMVETINRFQQVERRLIQDLGREPLPEEIAAEMNEDVDKVRHIIKISQDTVSLETSVGDDDDADSKLEDFIKDVKTISPDRSAARELLSSYVREAMRDLSPREQKILEMRFGLADGVSHTLEEVGKEFDVTRERIRQIEAKALEKIQASPLIEKLRDY